A part of Vibrio sp. B1FLJ16 genomic DNA contains:
- a CDS encoding TerB family tellurite resistance protein — MFNSLTSLFKQLLDGSDLTQANTLSPNMAIACLLCEVSGADHNVDEKEQETKHSLLMKLLSLSAEEATQLLDQATLKTKEATSLYDFTSHLRELSQDTRYNLIKSMWEVAYADGEIDPLEDAVIRKTAELLYVDHHDFIRAKLQTQ, encoded by the coding sequence ATGTTCAATTCTCTTACTTCTCTATTTAAGCAGCTGCTAGATGGTTCAGACTTAACTCAGGCCAATACTTTGTCACCTAACATGGCCATTGCCTGCTTACTCTGTGAAGTTTCCGGTGCTGACCATAACGTTGATGAAAAAGAGCAAGAAACAAAACACTCGTTACTGATGAAGTTGTTGTCACTGAGCGCAGAAGAGGCAACACAATTACTAGATCAAGCCACACTGAAAACAAAAGAAGCGACGTCTTTATATGACTTTACTTCTCATCTCCGGGAACTGAGTCAGGACACCCGATACAACCTGATTAAAAGCATGTGGGAAGTAGCGTACGCTGACGGTGAAATCGATCCGCTTGAAGACGCCGTGATTCGAAAAACTGCAGAGTTGCTGTATGTCGACCACCATGATTTTATTCGTGCTAAGCTGCAAACGCAGTAA
- a CDS encoding 3'-5' exonuclease: MNHNRIVCFDLEMCCWNENGVGRTGEIIEVGLAEIDLSKGEIVKRAQYYVRPEHDEVSLFCAELTGITPRKIEKQGRPLEEVLKSMVKNFGGRNKIYASWGRDDKILLDECEQKGIEAPFTEFINLATLYRIQNRLKDKRIGHRAAQEAKGIDWEGRQHSGYVDAYNLAKLALTML, encoded by the coding sequence ATGAACCATAACCGCATTGTGTGCTTCGATTTAGAAATGTGCTGCTGGAACGAAAATGGCGTCGGTCGTACAGGTGAGATCATCGAAGTCGGGTTAGCTGAAATAGATTTGTCTAAAGGTGAGATTGTTAAACGAGCTCAATATTACGTTAGGCCTGAGCATGACGAAGTCTCTCTATTTTGTGCTGAGTTAACCGGTATCACGCCACGTAAAATCGAGAAGCAAGGACGTCCACTCGAAGAAGTACTGAAATCCATGGTTAAGAATTTCGGCGGCCGTAACAAAATTTACGCGTCATGGGGCAGAGATGACAAAATTTTGCTGGACGAGTGTGAGCAGAAGGGGATTGAGGCTCCGTTTACCGAGTTTATTAACTTAGCAACACTTTACCGAATTCAAAACCGCCTTAAAGATAAGCGTATCGGTCATCGCGCGGCTCAGGAAGCTAAAGGGATTGACTGGGAAGGTCGTCAGCACTCGGGCTATGTTGATGCTTATAACTTAGCAAAGCTCGCGCTGACGATGCTTTAA
- a CDS encoding DUF2760 domain-containing protein gives MNIDLNLIPQTFDMLHAGLAASSALLLLIAVSRKSKVIEKVVEKPVEKIVEVEKPVEKIVEVEKVVEVEKVVEKVVEVESKLATASTDSAMQLLSIMQQEARLIDFLQEDLTSFSDEEVGAAARVIHTGGKKVLNDYVTLAHVRNEDEETRITVEEGFNSQQIRLTGNVTGSAPFHGTLVHKGWKATSMNLPKLAENYDASVIAPAEVEL, from the coding sequence ATGAACATTGATTTGAACCTAATTCCTCAAACGTTCGACATGCTTCACGCAGGTCTTGCAGCGTCGAGCGCGTTACTTCTTCTGATTGCGGTATCACGCAAATCTAAAGTAATCGAAAAAGTGGTAGAAAAGCCGGTCGAAAAAATTGTCGAAGTGGAAAAACCAGTCGAAAAGATTGTTGAAGTTGAAAAAGTCGTTGAAGTAGAGAAAGTCGTAGAAAAAGTCGTTGAGGTAGAATCCAAACTTGCAACAGCATCTACCGACTCTGCGATGCAACTGCTTTCTATTATGCAACAAGAAGCTCGCCTGATTGACTTTCTGCAAGAAGACCTCACTTCATTCTCAGATGAAGAAGTGGGTGCAGCAGCTCGTGTTATCCACACTGGCGGCAAAAAAGTATTAAACGATTACGTAACACTTGCACACGTACGTAATGAGGATGAAGAAACTCGTATCACTGTTGAAGAAGGCTTCAACTCACAACAAATCCGTTTGACAGGCAACGTAACAGGTAGCGCACCTTTTCATGGCACTCTTGTTCACAAAGGTTGGAAAGCAACCTCTATGAACCTACCTAAACTGGCTGAGAACTACGATGCGTCTGTGATCGCCCCTGCTGAGGTTGAGCTCTAA
- a CDS encoding Hsp70 family protein, which produces MEDMNQENPSQEENIQETSEHQSPKFSVGIDLGTTHCVMSFVDAHDEDARVEVMPIPQLTAPGTVETHSQLGSFLYQPHEHEMNPQSRVLPWSSEPKALVGAIARNLGSKTPIRLVASAKSWLCHAGINRRDAFLPAGSPEEVEKVSPLRATELYLEHLKDAWNHTHPNHKLADQDVTITVPASFDPAARDLTAEAARNVGFLHLTLLEEPQAALYNWIDNSNDKWRDEVEVGDIVLVVDIGGGTTDLSLVEVTEEEGNLTLNRIAVGEHILLGGDNMDLALAYRLKMKLAQDGKELQPWQIQAMTHACRDAKEALLNDSDLQSVPIVVPSRGSKLLGATLKTELTQEEVQQTLVDGFFPKVAVSDHPVQRNRGALTQMGLPYAQDAGITRHIAAFLSKQANALSGAEPTADQEHNPFANMPGMPGADTNQSADFIKPTAILFNGGVLKSTLLASRLEETINEWLIEADTEMAKRLTGVDLDLAVASGAAYYGSVRRGQGVRIRGGIASAYYVGIESAMPAIPGMAPPMEALCVAPFGMEEGSDVDVPSQEFGLVIGQPVNFQFFGSTVRREDLAGTHLDHWAPEELEELPEIQVTLPVSEGRSEGEVVPVTLASRVTELGTLYLEAIATDNGQKWHVEFDVREDAKSDSNEEE; this is translated from the coding sequence ATGGAAGATATGAATCAAGAAAATCCTTCTCAAGAAGAAAACATCCAAGAAACTTCGGAGCATCAGTCTCCTAAATTTAGCGTTGGTATCGACTTGGGTACCACCCACTGTGTTATGTCATTCGTTGACGCTCACGATGAAGACGCTCGTGTTGAAGTCATGCCGATTCCACAGTTGACGGCACCTGGTACGGTAGAGACGCACAGCCAATTAGGCTCGTTTTTATACCAACCCCACGAGCACGAAATGAATCCGCAGTCTCGCGTACTGCCTTGGTCAAGTGAACCTAAAGCATTGGTGGGAGCCATTGCCCGTAACCTGGGCTCAAAAACCCCAATTCGTTTGGTTGCCAGTGCAAAATCCTGGCTTTGCCACGCTGGTATAAACCGTCGTGATGCATTCCTTCCGGCAGGCAGTCCTGAAGAAGTAGAAAAAGTATCACCGCTTCGTGCCACTGAACTTTACCTAGAACATTTAAAAGACGCCTGGAATCACACTCATCCAAATCACAAACTGGCAGATCAGGATGTAACGATTACTGTTCCTGCGTCGTTCGACCCTGCAGCACGCGATCTCACCGCTGAAGCGGCGCGTAATGTTGGTTTTTTGCACCTGACTCTATTAGAAGAGCCTCAGGCAGCACTGTATAACTGGATCGACAACAGCAATGATAAATGGCGTGATGAAGTTGAAGTCGGCGACATCGTTCTGGTTGTTGATATCGGCGGCGGTACCACTGACCTTTCTTTAGTTGAAGTTACTGAAGAAGAAGGCAACCTGACTCTCAATCGTATCGCAGTAGGTGAACATATCCTACTTGGCGGTGACAACATGGATCTTGCTCTTGCGTACCGCTTGAAAATGAAGCTGGCGCAAGATGGTAAAGAGCTACAACCGTGGCAGATACAGGCGATGACGCACGCGTGTCGTGATGCGAAAGAAGCACTATTGAACGACAGTGATCTACAATCTGTGCCAATTGTGGTTCCTAGCCGTGGCTCTAAGCTGCTAGGTGCAACGCTGAAAACAGAACTGACCCAGGAAGAAGTGCAGCAAACGCTGGTTGATGGTTTCTTCCCGAAAGTTGCGGTGTCTGACCACCCTGTCCAGCGTAATCGTGGTGCACTGACACAAATGGGGCTGCCTTACGCACAAGATGCTGGGATCACTCGTCACATTGCCGCATTCTTGTCTAAGCAGGCAAATGCGCTAAGTGGTGCGGAACCAACAGCAGATCAAGAGCATAATCCATTCGCTAACATGCCTGGTATGCCAGGCGCTGACACGAATCAATCAGCTGATTTCATCAAGCCAACGGCTATTCTGTTTAACGGTGGCGTATTAAAGTCGACATTATTGGCTTCTCGCTTAGAAGAAACCATTAATGAATGGTTAATCGAAGCAGATACCGAAATGGCAAAACGTCTGACTGGTGTTGATCTTGACCTTGCAGTCGCAAGCGGTGCAGCTTACTACGGCTCAGTTCGCCGTGGCCAGGGTGTTCGTATCCGTGGTGGTATTGCTTCGGCTTATTATGTTGGTATTGAAAGTGCGATGCCAGCGATTCCGGGTATGGCTCCTCCTATGGAAGCACTTTGTGTGGCTCCATTTGGTATGGAAGAAGGTTCTGACGTGGATGTACCAAGCCAGGAGTTCGGTTTGGTCATCGGCCAACCGGTTAACTTCCAGTTCTTCGGCTCAACCGTTCGTCGTGAAGATCTGGCAGGTACCCATCTGGATCATTGGGCACCGGAAGAACTTGAAGAGCTTCCGGAGATTCAGGTAACGCTACCAGTTTCCGAAGGCCGTAGTGAAGGTGAAGTAGTTCCTGTTACTTTAGCTTCTCGCGTTACTGAACTTGGTACGCTTTACCTAGAAGCCATTGCCACCGATAACGGTCAAAAATGGCACGTTGAGTTCGATGTGCGTGAAGACGCGAAAAGCGACTCAAACGAAGAAGAATAA
- a CDS encoding Hsp70 family protein, producing the protein MTSPRFLVGIDLGTTNTVVAYCEITDNLEQSEVSLFDIDQLIGPGEVVRKPLLPSFRYHPAVGQISPSDLTLPWEIEPVSGDIKNVIVGEWARELGAKVEGRQVSSAKSWLSHQAVDRSSDILPWAGAQDVDKVSPVIASASYLNHIRQAWNYRHPSNKLEDQDVVVTVPASFDETARKLTLEAAELAGLKKIVLLEEPQAVCYDWYARHQQTAADELKELPLILVCDVGGGTTDLSLIEARFNEGDLALDRIGVGEHLMLGGDNLDLALAHLAESRLSLSNGEQNKKLTAASLTKLIQQTRKAKEDLLSANAPEEVKITMLGSGSKLLGGTKSIALSKEEVHQIALDGFFPLSDFSEVPDKRRSAVVEFGLPYVADPAVSKHVAEFLSQHQQVSRAALGIEDEKQNAIPVGLLLNGGVFNSDLVTQRVTTLLSDWRSAPVTVLDNPHPDWSVALGAVAFGKARRGAQLKIGGGAARSYFLHLQEKNKMGKALCLLAKGTEEGHEIRLSGRRFSLTLGEPVRFNLLTSTHDTLTNNTAIQNGVMVDVDPDLFQPLLPYITTLEGEGAALHANQKERVEVQLACQLTEVGTLKMECVSAEDDSKRWGLEFEVRNKQADGSEEAELHPRLNECKELVARLYSGNKKSADSNEIKTLAKDLEKRLGKRDEWDFTTLRQLFDTFAQGRKRRRRSEQHEKNWLRLAGFALRPGFGDATDSWRIEQVWGLYQQNIQFKNHQGWTDWWVFWRRIAGGLSQEQQETILADIAKYLHPGAMKNPQSAKAAQEMGYESMVRLSASLEHLEVEDKVLLATWFLSKAINHNQFQQGHWWALGRLASRTPLYGSQHNVIPREQAEQWLPKLLEQNWQKEPMIAFAAVMICRKTGDRLFDISDDYRVQVLAKLKQSKVPDSWVSLVEEVKELSESESKRVFGDALPNGLTLVHH; encoded by the coding sequence ATGACATCTCCTCGTTTCCTTGTTGGTATTGACCTTGGCACCACAAACACTGTGGTGGCTTACTGTGAAATCACTGACAACCTTGAACAATCCGAAGTATCCCTATTTGACATTGACCAATTGATTGGCCCCGGTGAAGTGGTTCGTAAACCACTGTTACCCTCTTTCCGCTACCACCCTGCAGTAGGGCAAATCTCCCCGTCTGACCTAACGCTCCCTTGGGAAATCGAACCCGTTTCCGGCGATATCAAAAACGTCATTGTTGGTGAGTGGGCTCGTGAGCTAGGCGCAAAAGTAGAAGGCCGCCAGGTATCCAGTGCGAAAAGCTGGTTATCACATCAAGCCGTCGATCGTAGCTCAGATATTCTTCCTTGGGCCGGCGCGCAAGACGTTGATAAAGTTTCGCCGGTTATTGCCAGCGCAAGTTATCTCAATCACATTCGACAAGCGTGGAATTACCGTCATCCAAGCAACAAGCTGGAAGATCAAGACGTGGTGGTTACTGTGCCCGCATCGTTCGATGAAACAGCACGCAAACTTACGCTTGAAGCCGCAGAACTGGCAGGCTTGAAAAAAATTGTACTGCTCGAAGAACCACAAGCGGTATGTTACGACTGGTATGCCCGCCATCAACAAACTGCAGCGGATGAGCTAAAAGAGCTGCCACTAATCCTCGTATGCGATGTGGGTGGCGGTACAACCGACTTGAGTTTGATTGAAGCCCGCTTTAACGAAGGTGATTTAGCACTGGACCGTATTGGCGTTGGTGAACACTTGATGCTGGGTGGCGACAACCTCGACTTGGCATTGGCGCATCTGGCGGAAAGTCGCCTTTCTTTAAGTAACGGGGAACAAAACAAGAAACTGACAGCAGCAAGCCTGACTAAGCTGATTCAGCAAACCCGCAAAGCGAAAGAAGACCTGCTTTCTGCAAATGCTCCCGAAGAAGTAAAAATTACCATGCTAGGCAGCGGCTCAAAACTACTTGGTGGTACGAAGAGTATTGCGCTGAGCAAAGAAGAAGTTCATCAAATAGCACTTGACGGATTCTTCCCTCTTTCCGATTTCAGTGAAGTGCCAGACAAGCGGCGTAGTGCGGTCGTAGAGTTCGGACTGCCTTATGTTGCTGACCCCGCGGTTAGTAAACACGTCGCGGAATTTCTTTCTCAACATCAACAAGTCTCCCGCGCTGCACTTGGCATCGAAGACGAAAAACAAAACGCAATTCCGGTTGGCTTACTACTTAATGGTGGTGTGTTTAACAGTGATCTTGTCACGCAGCGTGTCACCACCCTGCTCTCTGACTGGCGCAGCGCACCTGTCACTGTTTTGGATAACCCACATCCTGATTGGTCAGTCGCGCTTGGTGCAGTGGCGTTCGGTAAAGCTCGTCGTGGCGCACAACTAAAAATAGGTGGTGGCGCAGCTCGTTCATACTTCTTGCACCTTCAAGAAAAAAACAAGATGGGCAAAGCCCTTTGTTTACTTGCAAAAGGTACAGAAGAAGGTCATGAAATTCGCCTGAGCGGGCGTCGCTTTTCTCTCACACTTGGTGAACCAGTCCGCTTTAACCTGCTTACTTCAACGCATGACACTCTCACTAACAACACCGCTATTCAGAATGGTGTCATGGTTGATGTCGACCCAGACTTATTTCAACCTCTGCTGCCATACATCACCACACTAGAAGGTGAAGGCGCAGCGCTGCATGCGAATCAGAAAGAGCGTGTTGAAGTACAACTTGCTTGCCAGTTGACTGAAGTGGGCACACTCAAGATGGAATGTGTCAGCGCAGAAGACGACAGCAAACGCTGGGGATTGGAGTTTGAAGTTCGTAATAAGCAAGCAGACGGCAGTGAAGAAGCCGAACTTCATCCAAGACTGAATGAATGTAAAGAACTGGTTGCTCGCCTGTACAGTGGCAACAAGAAAAGTGCCGACAGCAACGAAATCAAAACGCTAGCCAAAGATCTTGAGAAGCGATTGGGCAAGAGAGACGAATGGGATTTCACTACCCTACGTCAACTGTTCGATACCTTTGCTCAAGGCAGAAAACGTCGCCGCCGCTCAGAGCAACATGAGAAAAACTGGCTTCGTCTTGCAGGTTTTGCATTGCGTCCTGGCTTTGGTGATGCGACTGACTCTTGGCGTATTGAACAAGTCTGGGGTCTCTATCAACAGAACATTCAGTTTAAAAACCATCAAGGATGGACTGACTGGTGGGTTTTCTGGCGTCGTATCGCCGGCGGACTGAGCCAGGAACAGCAAGAAACCATTCTGGCTGACATCGCCAAATATTTACATCCCGGCGCAATGAAAAACCCTCAATCAGCTAAAGCGGCACAAGAGATGGGTTACGAATCCATGGTGCGCCTGTCAGCTTCTCTTGAACATCTCGAAGTTGAAGATAAAGTCCTGCTAGCAACCTGGTTCCTGAGCAAAGCCATTAATCACAATCAGTTTCAGCAAGGCCATTGGTGGGCATTGGGCCGTCTGGCATCGCGTACGCCGCTTTACGGCAGTCAACACAACGTGATTCCACGTGAACAAGCAGAACAGTGGCTTCCTAAATTGTTAGAACAAAACTGGCAAAAAGAACCAATGATTGCCTTTGCAGCAGTGATGATTTGTCGTAAAACCGGAGACCGATTGTTCGATATTTCAGATGACTACCGTGTGCAGGTTCTGGCAAAGCTGAAACAAAGTAAAGTGCCTGATTCCTGGGTTTCTTTGGTTGAAGAAGTGAAAGAGCTTTCCGAAAGTGAATCGAAACGTGTCTTTGGTGATGCTCTGCCAAATGGTTTAACGCTCGTTCATCACTAA
- a CDS encoding DNA-3-methyladenine glycosylase I, whose amino-acid sequence MSIERFDDIYQRAAERKGGDDQLEDLLTLPLSKEELAAIPNDRWLAAFSMKVFQSGISWSVVRKKWPNFEEVFFGFKIEPLLMLSDEQWEAKATDARIIRHHAKVMSIPANARMIHEATIEYGSFGKMVADWPQEKITELWSYLKKHGNRLGGNTGPYTLRTMGADTFIISNDVESYLRNCKIIEGGKDTKKSLDAATKAFMQWKQESGRSLTEISQIIAFSTGDNRI is encoded by the coding sequence ATGAGTATCGAAAGATTTGACGACATTTACCAACGCGCTGCCGAGCGTAAAGGTGGTGACGACCAACTTGAAGACCTGCTTACGCTGCCGCTAAGTAAAGAAGAACTAGCGGCAATCCCTAACGATCGCTGGTTAGCGGCATTTTCAATGAAAGTATTCCAGAGCGGTATTTCCTGGAGTGTAGTACGTAAGAAATGGCCTAACTTTGAAGAAGTCTTTTTTGGCTTCAAAATCGAACCATTACTGATGCTCTCAGACGAACAATGGGAAGCGAAGGCAACCGACGCACGTATTATTCGTCATCACGCCAAAGTTATGTCTATCCCTGCCAACGCACGCATGATCCATGAAGCTACTATCGAATATGGTTCTTTCGGGAAAATGGTTGCAGACTGGCCGCAAGAAAAGATTACTGAGCTTTGGAGCTATCTGAAAAAGCACGGAAACCGCTTAGGTGGTAATACCGGGCCGTATACGTTACGCACGATGGGCGCTGATACTTTTATTATCTCCAACGACGTCGAGTCTTACCTTCGTAACTGCAAGATCATCGAAGGCGGTAAAGACACTAAAAAGTCACTGGATGCGGCGACCAAAGCGTTTATGCAGTGGAAGCAAGAAAGTGGCAGAAGCTTAACGGAAATCAGCCAAATCATTGCATTCAGCACCGGTGATAACCGAATCTAA
- a CDS encoding ABC transporter transmembrane domain-containing protein, with translation MRIFWQLRWYFKQKWKHYVGSILLLALISVLQLIPPKAVGVIVDGVVDNTLDTNTLVMWLLGLTAIFITIYICRILWRIWLFGASWELGTILRNKLYRHLSTQPPRFFERYKTGDLMARGTNDVRNIVMTAGEGVLTAADSLITGIAVLIVMVTQVSWKLTVMALLPMPFLAIIIFYIVRILHQRFRIAQEAFSTMSDMTQESLNGVRMLRAFGLEKQEQQRFEDVVDDTGAKNIAVARVDARFDPAIQLTIGLSFLLSIAAGAYLVDKGEISLGDLTAFTMYLGLMIWPMLAFAFLFNILERGSAAWNRLQEIFDEKPEIVSGHIPLQDKPLPLKIDINAFHWSGDLPPALADIDVTLEPGKMLGIAGPVGSGKSTLLTLLLRQHDLENGTIKFGDVSIKDAQLPQWRNRFAVVNQSPFLFSKSIFDNIALGSPNASKEDVYRAAKLACIHDDIEKFPDGYNTEVGEKGITLSGGQKQRIAIARAMLLNAQVLVLDDALSAVDGRTEHQILKNLETHYRDQALIVIAHRLTALKAADEIIVLNHGHITERGRHSLLEQNQGWYAEMLQYQKLEQAMEE, from the coding sequence ATGAGGATTTTCTGGCAGCTACGTTGGTATTTCAAACAAAAGTGGAAACACTATGTTGGCTCAATTTTATTACTGGCACTGATATCTGTCCTCCAATTGATACCACCAAAAGCAGTTGGGGTTATCGTTGATGGTGTTGTCGATAACACTTTAGACACAAATACCCTAGTTATGTGGCTGTTAGGCCTTACTGCTATATTTATCACAATCTATATCTGCCGAATTCTCTGGCGTATTTGGCTGTTTGGCGCAAGCTGGGAGCTGGGCACTATCCTGCGGAACAAACTATATCGCCACCTTTCAACCCAGCCTCCCCGCTTTTTCGAACGTTACAAAACCGGCGACTTAATGGCTCGCGGCACCAATGACGTGAGAAACATAGTAATGACCGCCGGCGAAGGTGTGCTTACCGCCGCAGATTCCTTAATTACAGGCATCGCAGTACTTATTGTTATGGTGACGCAGGTGAGCTGGAAACTCACGGTAATGGCACTACTGCCTATGCCGTTTCTTGCGATCATCATTTTCTATATTGTGCGAATTCTTCATCAGCGCTTCCGCATTGCACAGGAAGCCTTCTCTACGATGTCAGATATGACTCAAGAATCGTTAAACGGCGTACGCATGCTGCGTGCTTTCGGGTTAGAAAAACAAGAACAACAACGTTTTGAAGATGTCGTAGACGACACAGGTGCAAAAAACATTGCGGTTGCGCGTGTAGATGCGCGTTTTGATCCCGCGATTCAACTGACTATCGGACTCTCGTTCTTGCTTAGCATTGCTGCAGGTGCTTATCTGGTCGACAAGGGAGAGATCTCCCTTGGTGATTTAACTGCTTTCACCATGTACCTCGGTCTGATGATTTGGCCAATGTTGGCATTTGCGTTTCTGTTTAATATTTTAGAACGTGGCTCTGCGGCCTGGAATCGCCTGCAGGAGATTTTTGATGAAAAACCGGAAATTGTCAGTGGTCATATCCCACTGCAAGACAAACCTCTGCCACTAAAAATTGATATTAATGCGTTTCATTGGTCGGGTGATTTGCCTCCGGCTTTAGCTGATATCGATGTGACGCTAGAACCAGGAAAGATGCTTGGTATTGCAGGTCCAGTGGGAAGTGGTAAATCAACCTTGTTAACTCTGCTTCTTCGTCAGCACGATTTAGAAAACGGCACGATTAAATTTGGTGATGTATCAATTAAAGACGCTCAGCTGCCACAATGGCGAAACCGTTTTGCCGTGGTGAATCAAAGCCCGTTTCTGTTTTCGAAATCGATCTTCGACAACATCGCATTAGGTAGTCCAAATGCGTCTAAAGAAGATGTTTACCGTGCAGCGAAACTGGCTTGTATTCATGATGACATAGAGAAGTTTCCAGATGGATACAACACCGAAGTTGGCGAGAAAGGCATTACACTTTCAGGCGGTCAGAAACAGCGTATTGCAATTGCACGAGCAATGCTACTCAATGCTCAGGTACTTGTTCTCGATGACGCGCTATCTGCCGTCGATGGTCGAACAGAACACCAGATCCTGAAGAACCTTGAAACACACTATCGTGATCAAGCCCTGATTGTTATTGCGCACCGCTTAACGGCACTCAAAGCCGCAGATGAGATTATCGTTTTAAATCACGGTCACATTACCGAGCGCGGTCGTCATTCTCTATTAGAACAGAACCAAGGGTGGTACGCAGAAATGTTACAGTACCAAAAATTAGAACAGGCAATGGAGGAGTAA
- a CDS encoding ABC transporter transmembrane domain-containing protein: MKQTSTFKRLLSYPLSQPKPMLKGLALLFIAALASAGGPWLIQYFIDEHIAKGDYSHSVLITLAAGYISLQIISATFQYFQSLQFSLVATNTIKTIRKQVFSGVIKQPLSAFDYTPAGKLVSRITNDTESLQQFYELLIATVVKNAVMILVMLGVMFFMSWQLTLVVLVLLPIVIGFMYLFKKLSTESYRRMRDLLTDINANLSESIQGMSVIQLMQQEERFNKQFNELTAEHLVASKQVIRLNGYLLRPLMDLLAGLALMSLVAIFGFNGVEMIGVGVLYAFISYLARVTEPLIEMTQQLALLQQALVSSERVFELIDAKEQTYGDDNQELQTGSIAIKNLTFSYDGKQDVLKGVSLEAAHQDFIALVGHTGSGKSTLASLLMGFYPTEIGELMIDGRPLKTLAKHVLRQDVAMVQQDPHILPDTVRENISLGRSVDDTEIWDALDKVGLSEQIRRYPNGLDTQLGQGETNLSAGQKQLLALARVLVAKPKILILDEATANIDSGTEALIQKSLSVLRQNMTLVVIAHRLSTILDADQIVVLHHGDLVEKGTHKSLLSQNGRYSQMYQLQQASRHLQEIEEEEANQLEVAV; encoded by the coding sequence ATGAAACAGACGAGTACATTTAAGCGGTTGTTATCTTATCCATTGTCTCAGCCCAAACCTATGCTCAAGGGATTAGCGTTACTGTTTATCGCAGCATTAGCAAGCGCAGGCGGGCCCTGGTTAATTCAGTATTTTATTGATGAACACATTGCTAAAGGTGATTACTCGCACAGTGTTTTGATCACGCTAGCCGCAGGTTACATTTCGCTTCAGATAATTTCAGCGACGTTCCAATACTTCCAGTCACTGCAGTTCAGTCTTGTCGCAACAAACACGATTAAGACGATTCGTAAACAAGTGTTTTCCGGAGTAATCAAGCAGCCACTTTCGGCTTTCGATTACACTCCAGCGGGTAAACTGGTCTCTCGAATCACCAATGATACTGAGTCACTCCAGCAGTTCTACGAGCTTTTAATCGCAACTGTGGTTAAAAACGCAGTCATGATACTCGTAATGTTGGGCGTCATGTTCTTTATGAGCTGGCAACTGACTCTGGTTGTGCTTGTTCTGCTGCCAATAGTGATTGGCTTTATGTACCTGTTTAAGAAGCTCAGTACGGAGAGTTATCGTAGAATGCGTGACTTGCTCACGGACATTAACGCTAACTTGAGTGAATCAATTCAAGGTATGAGTGTAATTCAGCTGATGCAGCAAGAGGAACGTTTTAACAAGCAGTTTAACGAGCTCACTGCAGAGCATCTGGTTGCGTCTAAGCAAGTCATTCGTCTAAACGGCTACCTACTGCGACCGTTGATGGATCTGTTAGCGGGTCTGGCTCTGATGAGTTTAGTGGCTATATTTGGCTTCAATGGCGTTGAGATGATTGGTGTTGGTGTACTATATGCGTTCATCAGTTACCTGGCTCGTGTTACTGAACCATTGATTGAAATGACTCAGCAACTTGCCCTACTGCAACAGGCATTAGTTTCAAGCGAGCGTGTTTTCGAACTTATTGATGCGAAAGAACAAACTTATGGTGACGATAACCAAGAACTTCAAACTGGATCAATTGCAATCAAGAACCTGACGTTTAGCTACGATGGCAAACAAGATGTCTTAAAAGGTGTCTCACTGGAAGCTGCTCATCAGGATTTCATCGCACTGGTTGGCCATACCGGTAGTGGTAAAAGCACCCTTGCCTCGTTGCTAATGGGCTTTTACCCGACTGAAATAGGCGAACTGATGATTGATGGCCGTCCACTCAAGACCTTAGCGAAGCACGTTTTGCGTCAAGATGTAGCTATGGTTCAGCAAGATCCTCATATTCTTCCGGATACCGTGCGAGAGAACATTTCATTGGGACGTTCGGTAGACGATACCGAGATTTGGGATGCACTAGATAAAGTAGGATTGTCTGAACAAATCCGTCGCTACCCTAACGGGTTGGATACTCAGTTAGGTCAGGGTGAAACCAACCTTTCTGCGGGTCAGAAGCAGCTACTTGCTTTAGCTCGAGTACTGGTAGCTAAACCTAAGATTCTCATTTTAGATGAAGCAACGGCTAACATTGACTCTGGCACCGAAGCACTGATTCAAAAAAGCTTGTCGGTACTGCGTCAGAATATGACACTCGTCGTTATCGCTCACCGACTCTCTACCATTCTGGACGCAGACCAAATAGTCGTTCTCCACCATGGTGATTTGGTAGAAAAAGGAACGCACAAATCGCTTCTTTCTCAGAACGGACGCTACTCGCAAATGTACCAGTTACAGCAAGCGAGTCGGCATCTTCAAGAAATTGAGGAAGAAGAGGCAAATCAGTTGGAAGTGGCTGTCTGA